The genomic region TAATTATTAGAAACTTAGGAGGCGGCATTTTGGACATAACTTATGTTTTAGATACAAATGTTTTACTTCAGGATCCACGTGCCATTTTTTCATTTGACGAGCATGAGGTGGTGATTCCGGCCGTTGTTCTAGAAGAAGTGGATTCCAAGAAGCGCAATATGGATGAAGTAGGCCATAATGCACGAGAAACCTCAAGAATTATTGATCGCTTTCGTCAGATCGGTGAGCTTTATAATGGTGTGAAACTGCCTAATGGTGGAAGCTTGCGGATTGAATTAAATCATCGCTCTTTTTCCAAACTGGGGGAAATCTTTCTGGAGCGGACCAATGATAATCGAATACTGGCCGTAGCTTTAAATTTACACCTCGAATCTCAAAAGGAGGACATGAATCACAAAGTTATCTTAGTGTCAAAAGATATCTTAATGAGGGTAAAAGCAGATGCACTGGGTCTGACTGCTGAAAATTATTTGAATGAACGCGCCGTCAAAGAGGACAATGTTTATGAGGGCTATCAACAATGGATGATTAAAGAGGAGGAGTTGAATGACTTTTTCCAGAACGGAACTTTAAAAATTCCTGAATCTGAAAAGAACTATTTATATCCAAATGAGTTTGTTGTGATGAAAAATGAACTGAATCCATCTCAATCTGCAATTGGTGTTGTGCGTTCAGACCGGGATTGTATTGAAAAATGCAGGCTGTCGATTGAAAATGCCTGGGGGATAAAACCGCGAAACGCCCAGCAGACGATGGCCCTTGAGCTTTTATTCCGTAATGATATTCAGCTGGTGACCCTGACTGGAAAAGCCGGTACAGGTAAAACCTTACTGGCCCTTGCGTCAGGACTCATGCAAGTAGAAGATATGCGGTTATATAAAAAAATGCTTGTGGCAAGGCCCGTAGTTCCATTAGGTAACGATATCGGCTACTTACCGGGCGAGAAGGAAGAAAAATTAAAGCCCTGGATGCAGCCGATTTATGATAACCTCGAATATTTATTTGATGTACAAAAAACAGAAGAGCTTGACCAGATCCTGACCGGTCTGGGGTCAATTCAGGTGGAAGCCTTAACTTACATAAGAGGCAGAAGTATTCCACAGCAGTTAATATTGATTGATGAAGCGCAAAATTTAACAAAGCATGAGGTGAAAACAATTTTAACACGAATAGGAGAGGGGAGTAAGGTCATTTTGCTCGGAGACCCCGGGCAAATCGATCATCCATATTTAGATGAGTATAATAACGGTCTCATTCATGTGGTTGAGAAGTTTAAGGATTCTTCTTTAAGTGGACACGTTAAATTTCACAAGGGTGAGCGATCTTCTCTGGCACAGCTGTCAGCAGATTTGCTGTAATCTAAACAGCTCATGGAATATTCCATGAGCTGTTTATTTAGGATAAAAAAACTTTATCCCATATACTGGCCGCAGTCTTTATGTTTACTTAATTTTAATACCGGTTATTCCTTTAACAGGTGTATTTTTATTGGATCCATCGCCAAAATAAAAATGTAGGGGGCCGTCCTCTTTTACCGGTTTTCCTTCAACAGCAAACAGAAAATAGCCGTCTTCCAGGGCATTAAGGCTGATTTCTTCTTCGCCGTTTTCGGTTTCAAGCAGGGCAGCTGTTGCAGATTCATTGACTTCTGCGGTTTTCAGAAAAGGCTTTATATTCATTACATATGTACTATCTAAGATTTTTTTACGCTCATATTTGTTAATACTTTTGTTCACAGGTGGATTCAGTTTTTGCTGATAAACTTCACGATTCCAGCGATTTGAGGCTTTTTCCAGTTCATCTTCGGGATTGTCTTCCTGTTCATTATTACGGTTAAAGGCTCTATCAAATTCTTCTTTGCGGTCATCAAAAATCCAGACACTTGCATCAAGCGTGAGTGGGAATTTTACGTTGCCAGCTAGTTGTACGATCAATTTTTTCACCTCTGTATTTTAGCGTTTACAAAACAAGTATAACGGATTTTTCAGCTGTATGCATTAAGGAGGAAACGATTCATGGAAAAAGTTACGGAAAAACAATTGGAAAAATGGGTGGATCATATTCGGATTTATGCAAATAATGGTAAAGTTGCGGACTATATTCCAGCCCTTAAAAGGCAAAACCCGGAGATTAATGCCGCATCCTTTTTTCATTTAGACGGGGAATGCGTACAAGCCGGAGAAGCCGATTATTTTTTTACAATTCAAAGTGTATCCAAAGTGTTGGCTTTAGCGGTAGCACTAATGAATCACGGGGAAGACGCGGTCTTTTCCAGAGTGGGAAAGGAACCGACAAGCGATCCTTTCTATTCCATATCGAAATTGGAGGTTGAAAAGCCTTCAAAACCTATCAACCCAATGATCAATGCCGGCGCTCTGGCAGTTACGAATATGATGTCAGGGAAAACGACAGACGATATGCTTCATGAGATTATAGACTTTGTACATCTGCTTACAGGTGATGAAACGATTGACTATGATAAGGAAGTCGCCCAGTCTGAATATAATTCCGCCTTTTTAAACCGCTCGTTATGTTATTTTATGAAACAGAACGGGATTATCACAGGAAGTGTGGAAGAACTGCTCGATGTGTATACGAAACAATGCGCGATTCAGATGAATGTAAAGCAGCTGGCAAAGGTTGCGGGTATCTTTGCCAATGAAGGAAAAGATATAGAGACAGGGGAGCAGCTCATTCCTCATCATTACGCCCGGATATGTAATACCTTTATGGGGACCTGCGGGATGTATAACCAATCAGGCTCCTTTGCTATAAATGTGGGAATTCCTGCAAAAAGCGGGGTTTCCGGTGTTATTATGGGAGTTGTGAAGGATGTTGGTGGTGTTGCAGTGTTTGGACCTGCTTTAGATAAACAGGGAAATAGTGTGATAGGGGTCAAATTGCTGGAGATCATGTCCCGTTATTATCAATGGTCAATATTTTAAAACGCAATTCTGTTGTGATGGCCGATTTTTTTGATCTGATACTACTTATTTGGTCTTCATTTCCTTGATGAGGGCCCGTTTACGTCCGATTGTCAATGAAGTGGCCTTCCTTTTGCTTCATGAAGACCACTTCCGTTTAATAGCTATAATTTTATGTCGTTCACTATGGGTTACTGACAGATTCTTATTTGTTCAGGACCCCTCGCTTTTCTAAATTCTCCGGTTGCATTTTTTTTGGTTTGACGTTAATATATTGAATTAGAAGGTATTTTTAAATTAGGTATTCGTTTACATAAATCGGATGAAAATAGGAATTTATGAAACTATGAGGTGATAGATTCCTTCATAAGATTGACAGGAAAGAGGGGGATGTCCGTGTCTTCGGATGTGGCAATGGACCGGGAACAAGCATTGGCAATTTTGAAGCAGGATGCTGATAAAATATTACAGCTTATAAAAGTGCAGATGGATAATCTGACGATGCCGCAGTGTCCACTGTATGAGGAAGTTTTAGATACACAAATGTTTGGATTATCAAGAGAAGTTCACTTTGCGGTCAGGCTTCAACTAATTAGTGAAGAGACCGGTAAAGAGATACTGGAAAACCTGGAACGACAGGTAAGTGCATTGCATGAAGCGTTTCAAGCTCAAAAATCCCCTGAATAAACTCAAATTACAACAACAATCTGTTGTAATTTGAGTTTTTTATTCCAATACATTATCTGAGAAAAAAGTCACATTTAACTGATTTTTCGGTTCTTCCTTTGTTGATTTTAGAATAATCTTAAAAATCAAGAAGGAATATCCTCTTTCACGTCGTATTTATTACAAATACGGATTTTTTGATATCCAACGTATCAACGCACCTGCAAAAAGTTTTTCATTCTTAGAATAACAACAAAAAAATATCAATCACCATAAGGATGACAGTTATGAAACAACGATTAAAACATTTGGATTTTACTTTAATATTTACACCACTGGCTCTTAGTATTTTTGGACTTGTTATGATCTATAGTGCCAGCATGGTGTTAGCGGTATATGAAGGACTGAGCAGTAATCACTATTTAATAAAACAAATTCAGTGGCTGATTTTAGGTACAGGTCTGCTCTTTTTTACTGCTTTAATCCCTTATCAAAAATACCAGAGGATTATAAAAATCACTGTTATTGGTATGCTGCTTCTTCTGATATTTGTTTTTCCTTTTGGAGAGGAAGTGAACTATGCCAAATCCTGGTATGATTTTAAAATCTTTAGTTTTCAGCCTGCAGAGGTAGCCAAGTTAGGTCTTATATTGTATTTGGCCTCTGTGTACTCTAAGAAGCTGTCTTATATTCATCAATTCGGCAAAGCTGTTATACCTCCGCTTGTAATCACAGGGTTAACCATTATTCTGATTGTCTTACAGCCGGATATAGGAACAGCGGCGATTATTATGTGTATCGCACTGAGTGTCATTGTAAGTTCAGGCATTCGTTTACGGCACCTTTTTATTTTAGGTGCAGTTGGGCCTCTTTTTCTTGCCATTGCCATCCCGAATCTGGTTACTGATGAACGGGTGGAACGATTCACTGGAGCCTATGAACCATTTTCGGATTCCAGTGGTGGAGGTTATCAGTTAATTCAATCGTATTTAGCCATTGGATCTGGTGGATTAACAGGAGAAGGTTTAGGAGAATCCGTTCAAAAATTGGGATATTTAACCCAGCCGCATACAGACTTTATCTTAGCGGTTGTTGCGGAAGAGTTGGGGCTTATTGGTGTGGCAATCAGTATTGGAGCTATTGCTGTTATTGTTTTAAGAGGATTATATTTTGCAAGAAGGTGTGAAGATGCTTTTGGATCCCTGTTAGCGATAGGAATTTCCTTCATGGTAGGGATTCAGGCATTTATCAATATAGGTTCTATGAGTGGTGTGCTGCCTATAACAGGTGTAACACTGCCATTTATAAGCTATGGAGGCAGTTCCCTCTTAATCTTGATGATCTCCATGGGCATTTTAAATAATATTGCTATGCAAGTAAAATCCAGGGAACAAACCTACACCAAAACACGCTCACAAATTCCAGATGCATCAGAAGAATCAGTGTTTTCAATTAATGAAAGGAGAGGAAGAAAAGCATGGGTGAAATAAAACAAATCAATAAAGTTTTAGTGGCAAATCGAGGAGAAATTGCCATCCGTGTATTTCGAGCCTGTACGGAGCTTAATATCCGTACAGTGGCGATTTATTCCCAGGAAGATACGGGATCCTATCATCGCTATAAGGCTGATGAAGCATACTTAGTGGGGAAAGGGAAAAAACCGATCGATGCATACTTGGATATTGAAGGAATCATCGAAATCGCAAAACGGGTTGGAGTGGATGCCATTCATCCCGGCTACGGTTTTTTATCTGAAAATATTGACTTTGCAAAACGTTGTGAAGAAGAGGGAATTATATTCATAGGACCAAACAGTGAGCATCTGGAGATCTTTGGTGATAAGGTGAAAGCTCGACATCAGGCCATTAAAGCCGGTATACCTGTAATTCCGGGCAGTGATGGACCTGTAAAGCATTTAGAGGAAGTGGAAAAGTTTGGCCAAGAGCATGGATTTCCGATTATTATTAAAGCTGCTTTGGGAGGCGGGGGCCGCGGAATGCGGATTGTCCGGAGTCCTGAATCGTTAAATGATGCCTTTGACCGGGCAAAATCAGAAGCGAATGCAGCTTTTGGCAGTGATGAAGTCTATGTCGAAAAGCTGGTGGAAAATCCGAAACATATAGAAGTGCAAATTTTAGGGGATAAAGCCGGGAATATTGTTCATTTATATGAAAGGGATTGTTCAGTACAGCGACGTCACCAGAAAGTGGTTGAAGTAGCTCCGAGTGTTTCGCTTCCTGACAAGCTGAGACAGGACATCTGTGATGCAGCCGTTCAGTTAATGAATGAAGTAGATTATATCAATGCTGGAACGGTCGAGTTTCTGGTGACCGATAAAGAGTTTTTCTTTATCGAGGTTAATCCAAGAGTACAGGTGGAGCACACCATTACAGAACAAATCACAGGTATTGATATTGTACAGACTCAAATTATGATTGCTGAAGGACATCATTTATTTGATGATAAAATTTCCATCCCACATCAAGAAGACATTCACACCACTGGATATGCCATTCAATCACGTGTAACCACAGAGGATCCCCTGAATAACTTTATGCCTGATACAGGTAAAATTATGGCCTATCGTACAGGTGGAGGATTTGGCGTAAGACTTGATGCCGGAAACGGTTATCAGGGTGCCGTTATTTCTCCGCACTATGATTCTCTTTTAGTAAAAGTATCTACATGGGCCCTGACTTTTGATAAAGCTGCAAGCAAAATGGTCAGAAACTTAAAGGAATTTAGAATTCGCGGGATCAAAACCAATATTCCGTTTTTGGAGAATGTTATCCAGCACTCAAGGTTCTTAACAGGGGAATATGACACAACGTTTATCGACAAGACCCCGGAACTGTTTGTCTTTCCGAAGCGTAAGGATAGAGGAACAAAGATGCTTCGTTACATTGGTTATACAACCATCAATGGCTTTGATGGGGATGGAAAGAAGAAGAAGCCTGGCTTTTTAAATCCAAGAGTACCAAAAGTGAAACAGTCGGAAGAATACCCGTCAGGAACGAAGCAAATCCTGGATGAACAAGGACCTGAAGGCTTAGCAGACTGGCTGAAGAATCAGAAAGAAGTCTTATATACGGATACAACCTTCCGGGATGCCCATCAGTCTCTGCTTGCCACCCGTGTACGGACTAAGGATCTGTTACAAATCGCTGAGCCGACTGCACGACTATTGCCTGAGCTATTCTCTGTGGAAATGTGGGGAGGAGCAACGTTTGATGTATCCTACCGTTTCCTTAAGGAAGACCCATGGGACCGTTTGCTGAAGCTGCGTGATAAAATGCCGAATGTTTTATTTCAAATGCTGCTTCGTGCCAATAACGCTGTCGGTTATAAGAATTATCCGGATAATGTCATTCAGGAGTTTGTCGAGAAAAGTTCAAATGCGGGAATCGATGTGTTCAGAATTTTCGATAGTTTAAATTGGGTAAAAGGAATGACGCTTGCGATTGACTCTGTTCGCTCCAATGAAAAAGTTGCTGAGGCTGCGATGTGCTACACAGGGGATATTCTGGATCCTTCAAGACCCAAGTATGATTTAGCTTACTATCGAAATTTAGCCAAGGAACTGGAGAATGCCGGAGCTCATATCCTCGGTATTAAAGATATGGCTGGTCTGTTAAAACCAGAAGCAGCCTATCAATTGATCTCGACGTTAAAAGAGTCTATTGACATTCCTATTCATTTGCATACCCATGACACAAGCGGCAATGGAATCTTTACTTATGCTAAGGCCATCGATGCAGGAGTTGATGTAGTAGATGTAGCCAGTGGCCCGATGTCCGGCTTAACCTCACAGCCTAGTGCAAACAGTTTATTCTATGCACTGGACCACAATGAACGCAAACCACAGGTGGACATTCAGTCTTACGAAAAGATTGGCCATTATTGGGAGGACATCCGTAAATATTACCAGGGATTTGAAAGTGGGATGAAGGCGCCACATTCAGAAATTTATCTGCACGAAATGCCAGGTGGTCAGTATAGTAATCTGCAGCAACAGGCAAAAGCTGTAGGGCTTGAAGAACGCTGGGACGATGTGAAGCAAATGTACCGACGTGTCAATGACATGTTCGGGGATATTGTTAAAGTGACACCATCCTCTAAAGTGGTTGGGGATATGGCCCTTTACATGGTTCAGAATGATTTGACAGAGGATGACATTTACGAGCGGGGTGAATCTCTGGATTTCCCTGATAGTGTTGTTCAATTGTTCCAGGGCTATCTTGGTCAGCCTTATCAAGGGTTCCCGCAGGAGCTGCAAAGAATTGTCCTGAAAGGGAGAGAGCCGATTAAAGACCGTCCTGGGGAATTGCTGGAGAATGTAGATTTCCATGAGTTACGTGATCATTTATATCATAAGCTTAACCGTCAGATTACGAATTTTGAATTAATCACCTATGCTTTATATCCAAAGGTTTATATGGATTATAACAAGTTCTATGATCAGTATGGAGACCTGTCTGTTTTGGACACACCGACATTCTTCTATGGAATGCGCCTGGGAGAAGAAATTGAAGTGGAAATTGAACAGGGGAAAACCTTAATTGTTAAATTGGTTTCTATCGGTGAACCACAGCAGAATGGTACCCGGGTCATTTATTTTGAGTTAAACGGTCAGCCCCGGGAAGTGATTGTAAGGGACGAGAGCATTCAAAACCTTATCCAGGAACGACCAAAGGCTGATAAAGATAATGATCATCAGATTGGTGCAACCATGCCTGGAACTGTTATTGATGTTTTAGTTGAAAAAGGGGAAAAGGTCCAAAAAGGCGATCACTTAATGATTACAGAAGCAATGAAGATGGAGACAACTGTACAGGCACCGTTTGATGGTAAAATTAAAAAAGTTTATGTGAAAAACTCAGAAGCTATTGAAACAGGTGACTTACTCATAGAGTTTGAATAAAGAGAAAAAAAGCGGACTTCAGAAACTGAAGTCCGCTTTTGGTATGTCCGGCACTTATTTTCTCTCGTTCTGTGCGCTTCTGCTGGAAAGAAGGATGAAGTAGCAGAGAAGTCCAAAGAAAACAGAAATGACCAGAGCATGGAATAAAGCGATGTATAAGTTTGCAATGGTAAGAATGATCAGTGCTCCTAAAGCAACCTGTAAAATAATCAGCAGCAGAGCAACTGTCCATCCATAATACATAACCTTATGCTTTTTATAGTTTCGGTAAATTCTAAAGAATAAATAGATAACCCAGACAAATAAAAGGCCTGCCGCCAGTCGATGTCCCATTTGTACCCATTGTATAAAACTATAGTCAACAGGAGATAATCCCGGCTCACAGAATGGCCAGCTTATACAGGCCAGGCTTGCTTTCGCGTGCCTCACCAGCGCTCCTGTATAGACGACCACCAGAGTGTAAGCAAATAACAAGTAAAATTGTCGTCTTAGCGCGAAATCAATAGAAAGGGCTTGAGCATCAAATTTTTTATCGATTTCAAAGATAATAATCATGAGCAGGAACACAGCCGCAAATGAAATCAGTGAAATCCCAAAATGGAGCGCCAAAACAAAATCAGACTGTCCCCATACTACAGCAGCAGCGCCTATAAGTCCCTGTACTACAAGGAAGGATATTGACATAAAGGCAAGAAATTTTGTTTCTCGTACATTCCCGTAGTATTTCCAGGCAAGAATAGATAATATTAAAACCAGGATTCCCACTGTACCGGAAACCAGTCTGTGACTTAATTCTATAATCAGTTCAAATGTTATATCAGAAGGGATGATTTCTCCCTCACATAAAGGCCAGCTTCTTCCACAGCCCAGTCCGGATTCAGTTTTGGTAACAAGAGCCCCGCCTACCAAAACAAACAGCATACCTATTGTTGATAGTACTGACAACCATTTTAAAAACTTTATCATGATTCCTACCTACCATTCTAATATTAAAGTCCAAATTACATTTTAATATAAAAAATTGCGATGTACAAAAGAAATTGTCACAATTTGATTACAAAAATGTGCTATTATGGATATATAAGGTTTTCACTATTTTCACGTAAATAAGCATAAAAAGGTTGCATCTTTACCATATCTTTGCTAGAAATAAATAGGGTTGGTCATTTCATAATAATCCCATAACTACATATCTTTACTAACTTAATGTCAAACTGAATTTAGGGTAAAAATCAAATTTAAGGGAAATGTCATAAATTTGTCACACAAACGCTTATGATGTGTGATTAAATAGATGTAAGCAATCATTATGATGAACTATAATGGGAATTTTGAAGTGTATTTTAAGGACGATTCAAACGGTCGTACTTCCTGATATAGCAGAATGAATGTGTACTTAATGAACAGAGAGGAAGGTAACGTTTAAAAATGAGTAACCCTAAATCAATTGGGACTAATCCTGCACTGATTGAAACATCAGACAAGGACTACGATAAAACGAATTCGCTTTGGTCCGATTTTCTGGCTTTGATAAAAATTGGGATTATTAATTCAAACCTGATGACAACCTTTGCCGGCTTCTGGCTTGCATTATTTATTACGCAATCACAGTTTTCCCAGTATTGGGTTAACCTGATCATAACGTTGGCTGGTACAGCATTAGTGATTGCCGGAGGATGTATTTTAAACAATTATTATGATCAGGATATTGATCAAAAGATGACCAGGACGATTAAACGTCCAACGGTAACAGGAACAATGTCGAATTCTCTTGTTATCAGATTGGGTATTGGTTTTTCCGTTATTGGACTGCTGGCCCTGTGGCTGACTTCTCCTATGTCAGCACTTTTTGGGTTTATAGGCTGGTTCACTTATGTGGTTCTATATACGATGTGGTCCAAACGACGCTATACAATCAATACCATTATTGGAAGCTTTTCAGGTGCAGCACCTCCATTAATTGGCTGGTTCGCTGTAGATACCGGCTTTCATCCACTTGCTTTTGTACTGTTTCTTATCTTATTTATATGGCAGACACCACACTTTTTGGCATTGGCCATGATGAAAACAAAGGAGTATAAGGAAGCAGGTATTCCAATGCTTCCGGTTGTTCATGGATTTTCCATTACCAAAAGGCAAATGACGATTTATGTAGCATGTTTACTGCCATTACCTTTTTATTTTGGTTCATTAGGGACAATCTTTTTAGTATTGGCTTCTATATTAAATATAGGTTGGTTAATACTATCCATAAGTGGCTTCTTTATGAAAGATGATTTAAAGTGGGCCAAACGTATGTTTATTTATTCACTGAATTATTTAACCATCATTTCTTTAGCAATGGTGATTGCCACCATTCCGTCATTTTTCTAATATCGTTAGGCGAATAAACCATTATTCCCTAACTTTATATTCATATTTAACACAACATAAAAGAGAAAGAGGGGTATGAATTCATGAAAGGATGGATGGGCAGGTTTCGAGCACTGTTTTTACTAGGTGGATTAGCACTGGTTCTTTCAGGTTGTGGAAACCCGTACTTAAGTGCCTTGCAGCCGAAAGGTGAAGGCTCAGACATGATTATGGACCTTATGATCCTGAGTATTGTTATCATGCTGTTTGTATTTTTGGTTGTTATGGCTATTTATGTATTTGTTTTAGTTAAGTTCCGTCAGAAAAAAGGACAGGAAGATTATATTCCTAAACAGGTTGAGGGGAACCGTGTATTGGAAACAATATGGACTGTTATTCCTATTATTTTGCTGTTGATCTTAGCGGTTCCAACTGTACAATATACATTTGCATTATCTGATACCACCCCTGAAACTCCTGAAGGTGAAGAAGCAGAAAACGCGGAAGAAGCTCTCTGGATTGATGTAACAGGTAAGCAGTTCTGGTGGAATTTTGATTACCGGGACAAAAACGTTCAAACCAGTCAGGACTTATATATTCCGACTGACAGAAGAGTTTACATCAAGTTAAGTTCAGGAGATGTAATCCATTCCTTCTGGGTACCGGCAATTTCTGGTAAGATGGACGTAAACCCTGGTAAAAATGAAAATGAAATGTTTATTCAGGCAGATGAAGAAGGAGTCTACTGGGGCCATTGTGCTGAGTTTTGCGGACCTTCTCACTCCTTAATGGACTTTAGAATTGTAGCTGTTAGTCCAGGAGAGTTTGATCAGTGGTTATCCGATATGCAGAATGTGGATCCGGAAGCTGAACCGGAAAGTGAATCAGCCAGAGAAGGTAAGAAGTTATTCTCTGAAAACAGCTGTTTAGGCTGTCACGCTGTAGGTTCTTCACCGGCTATGATGGGACCGAATGTAACAAACTTCGGTGACCGTTCCAAAGTTGCCGGAATTCTTGATTATAATAAGGATAATATTGTGAGCTGGATTCTGGACCCTGAGCAGCATAAGCCTGGAAACCAGATGACAGGTAACTATACAGTTCCAAGTAAAGAGGATGCTGAAAAGATTGCTGATTATCTCATGTCGCTAAGTCCAAGTAAAATTGGACCAGACGATGCAAAAGATGATGACTACATCAAGCCACAGAAGGATGAAGAATCTGATAATAAGAACGAGAACGAAGAAAATAATGAAGCAGAAGATAGTGATGAAAACACAAATGAACAACAATCAGAAGAAGAGTAATTTGTGAAAGTCGTCAAGATCTTTTAAAGGGAGGTTATTGAGGTGAGTACAGCTGCGGTAGAGAAGCAAGGCTTTGGCGCTACCTTATGGGATTACTTAACAACCGTTGACCATAAGAAAATAGGAATTCTCTATTTACTTGGTGGAGGTTTCTTTTTCCTGCTTGGCGGACTCGAAGCAATGCTTATTCGTTTACAGCTAATGTTGCCTGATAATGAATTAATTGGTGCACAGTTTTATAATGAAATTATGACCATGCACGGAACAACGATGATTTTTTTGGCTGCTATGCCACTCATCTTCGCATTTATGAATGCGATTGTACCCTTACAAATTGGTGCCCGTGATGTGGCATTCCCGTTTGTAAATGCTTTAGGATTCTGGTTATTTTTATTTGGAGGTTTACTCTTAAACTTATCATGGTTCATGGGTGGTGCACCGGATGGGGGCTGGACAGCATACGCTCCGTTTTCCATTTGGTCACCGACTCACGGATTTGACTTTTATGCAATAGGATTACAGATAACAGGTTTTGGTACCCTTATGGGGGGTATTAACTTTATTGTTACGATTGTAAATATGCGTGCTCCGGGAATGACTTATATGCGTATGCCACTATTTACCTGGACTGCATTAATTGCCAGTGTATTAATTTTATTTGCATTCCCGGCACTAACTGTAGGTTTATTCCTAATGACGTTCGACCGTCTCTTTGGAGCAAACTTCTTTG from Virgibacillus sp. MSP4-1 harbors:
- the cyoE gene encoding heme o synthase: MSNPKSIGTNPALIETSDKDYDKTNSLWSDFLALIKIGIINSNLMTTFAGFWLALFITQSQFSQYWVNLIITLAGTALVIAGGCILNNYYDQDIDQKMTRTIKRPTVTGTMSNSLVIRLGIGFSVIGLLALWLTSPMSALFGFIGWFTYVVLYTMWSKRRYTINTIIGSFSGAAPPLIGWFAVDTGFHPLAFVLFLILFIWQTPHFLALAMMKTKEYKEAGIPMLPVVHGFSITKRQMTIYVACLLPLPFYFGSLGTIFLVLASILNIGWLILSISGFFMKDDLKWAKRMFIYSLNYLTIISLAMVIATIPSFF
- the coxB gene encoding cytochrome c oxidase subunit II, translated to MKGWMGRFRALFLLGGLALVLSGCGNPYLSALQPKGEGSDMIMDLMILSIVIMLFVFLVVMAIYVFVLVKFRQKKGQEDYIPKQVEGNRVLETIWTVIPIILLLILAVPTVQYTFALSDTTPETPEGEEAENAEEALWIDVTGKQFWWNFDYRDKNVQTSQDLYIPTDRRVYIKLSSGDVIHSFWVPAISGKMDVNPGKNENEMFIQADEEGVYWGHCAEFCGPSHSLMDFRIVAVSPGEFDQWLSDMQNVDPEAEPESESAREGKKLFSENSCLGCHAVGSSPAMMGPNVTNFGDRSKVAGILDYNKDNIVSWILDPEQHKPGNQMTGNYTVPSKEDAEKIADYLMSLSPSKIGPDDAKDDDYIKPQKDEESDNKNENEENNEAEDSDENTNEQQSEEE